In the Flavobacterium pallidum genome, one interval contains:
- a CDS encoding choice-of-anchor D domain-containing protein encodes MKKSYNLKQLFLLICVFWFAQNSFAQSTVTYSYTTSGAVQTFTVPSGVTSITIEAWGGGGRGGSRVTSTGPCGGGGSGGYSKHTMTVTPGTNYNVVVGGGSTTTASGQNTTFNTTTVVANGGGSVADNSNGSGAGAAAGTGNVFNRAGAAGASVSGGLTNGGGGAASGSANGVAVAGTTNSATGATAPTDGGNGGSGRSSSTGVGNPGTVPGGGGGGAYRTTSGSSAGGSGANGKVIITYGIAEIGVFSVYGTNVADNDATPSASEGTLFGSVNTGSYLTSDFIIVNTGNVALTLSTPTYTGDFSTFGTAPTTVAAGSTATLTVKFQPTGTGTRNGTISFNTNDADEAVYNFSLSGTGTAPTIAVTGGGPTPASIPNNDNSPTVAKGSDFGTQVTAGYVTKTFTITNSGSGALTITGVTLTGSHASDFSIITAPATTVAPGGTTTFSVRFDPSSGGIRKATVNIANDAGLFKFDITGTNNTSTAADIRVESSAGTDIPMYAAASSTYNTDFGSVNTLDTPVTKTFTIRNESATLLPLPQSLTGISVAVSGTGFTVSASTIVAGTILPSGSATFTIQFNPNVTGVVNGTVTVTNADSNEGSYIFYVTGTGTNPEIAMTGGYPATNLAYNDITPTTAEGTDFGAQFNNGGYITRDFTVTNSGNGPLKFSAVTVANTSASQAGNTDYTISGITAGTIVAAGESLNFTITYTPAATSAGTRTATITLTNNDTDESNFQIRVTGTIGANTREINVKGGSPLTDINMYDAATTAQGTDFGGMYVTSGSISKSFTIYNTGNAVLSITSTTITGTNAADFTITTTPSSSVAATTGTTTLTINFNPSSAGTRSAIVTINNNDPNEAAYVFFIQGTGNTYADSDGDNVTDDADVDDDNDGILDTIEQAACSTLSTSQTSSKVFLNETFGTGTTATDIDDNDPNASIGPDYEYNFNLYDGQYVVHNTAQITSWADGLWYKGPDHTSGDTNGKMALINAEYTAGQMYSNIISGVTPNVEVTFSFYAINLDRTDAADIDNRIRPNIRIEIRKIADNSLITSLSTGNIAPSPSGIATESDWINYSLTFTTSETDFRVTFINNALGGLGNDIAFDDITVSQRYCDMDHDDEADTFDLDDDNDGIPDAVEAGFKAYTNNKSKIDNTDNTKWVDANKNGLNDNIDPDFISNYYTAYIPDTDGDGIYDFMDYDSDNDTKFDIDEAQADTFYLSNTGGSYNGDGDIDGDGKGDNADTDLDGILDLNDDSTAYGTTAKAFPTDTDGDGTPDYLDLTSNGSTKDIAGTLYASLDANNDGKVDGTADVDKDGIMDLFDSYNVPSSGSVISVGSPRNIINKNLLIDFDGRNDYAEGANLLTGLSKATIMGWVKLDTNYPSTSTIVLGQDNFYITISGSATKRVTAIAGSYSATWTTSLDVSRWYHVAAVYDSSTGLKLFVNGSLKNTVSVSGSLGATSTKFTIAKKSSASSNYFRGYIDEVRVFNTSLTDDQLQKMVYQKIDQNGTAIRGAVIPKDIESSTWANLKAYYRMDDYKGNVTDDYTLAGTDNGTSSAYCKIYNVKYIKTENTPLPFKTKQAGILDSTALTDTSNFIYGPDVTANDYSVIQVQHDVTLGNNLTGVGLIVDSGKKITVNNNNKIENSWYLDLQGTIDLVDKSQLVQSTNSTLATTTTGKIERDQQGTKIRFNYNYWCSPVSTISSSTVNNGYTVDGVMKDGSSGSPVNIAWIDDQDAPGTSAPITLSRSWIYKYQNLTNAYASWSFVGESGSLSAGQGYTLKGSSTSSTTQNYVFVGKPNNGTITSPISASNLNLSGNPYPSALSAMEFIKDNLPASSPSANPGTSGALTGALYFWEHSSTNNSHVYASYIGGYGVYSLVGGVAPASAASGTSGQVGTSNVAPGDYIPVGQGFFVQGSTTGGNITFKNSQRAFVKENASNSTALMRNANATQSVQEANDNTPLASDLENFTKIRIGFNNNVNSHRQVLIGFMNQNATDAFDLGYDALNFDTNPSDMYFKTPDSNLLVQGVGSFSESSIYPLGVTADTASPVSFTLDGVENLDENQEIYIYDALDQSYHNIREGIFETTLDEGTFEQRFSLRFFNPLGVTNPVAEDQISVFFTSKDQMLTIKNTLTSTTVESAMLFNVLGQQIAIWDVKNENQENIQIPVKNISSGTYIVKVKTTTGSVSKKIIIR; translated from the coding sequence ATGAAGAAATCATACAATTTGAAACAGCTGTTTTTGCTTATCTGCGTATTTTGGTTTGCCCAAAATTCATTTGCACAAAGCACAGTAACCTACAGCTACACTACATCCGGCGCAGTACAAACTTTTACTGTCCCTTCCGGAGTTACAAGCATCACAATTGAAGCCTGGGGCGGCGGAGGCCGTGGAGGATCGAGAGTAACGAGTACAGGCCCATGTGGTGGAGGCGGTAGCGGTGGTTATTCGAAACATACGATGACTGTAACCCCGGGGACTAATTACAACGTCGTGGTCGGTGGCGGAAGCACTACTACGGCATCCGGACAAAACACAACTTTCAACACCACTACTGTGGTTGCAAATGGCGGTGGCAGTGTCGCTGATAACTCAAACGGAAGCGGCGCGGGTGCTGCTGCCGGAACAGGAAACGTATTCAACCGTGCGGGAGCCGCCGGTGCGAGCGTGAGCGGCGGATTAACCAATGGTGGCGGTGGAGCTGCATCAGGAAGTGCCAATGGTGTTGCCGTAGCAGGTACAACCAATAGCGCTACCGGAGCGACTGCACCAACGGATGGCGGAAATGGTGGTAGCGGAAGATCATCATCTACCGGTGTCGGAAATCCAGGAACGGTGCCCGGCGGCGGCGGCGGCGGTGCTTACAGGACTACCAGCGGAAGTTCTGCAGGTGGAAGTGGCGCCAACGGAAAAGTGATTATCACCTATGGAATTGCGGAAATTGGCGTATTTAGCGTTTATGGAACAAACGTTGCTGACAATGATGCTACACCCTCGGCTTCTGAAGGTACACTTTTCGGCTCGGTAAATACCGGAAGCTATCTTACAAGCGATTTCATCATTGTAAATACAGGTAACGTTGCACTCACATTAAGCACTCCTACTTATACAGGGGATTTCAGCACATTCGGCACGGCCCCAACTACAGTGGCAGCGGGAAGTACTGCTACCCTTACCGTAAAATTCCAGCCCACTGGTACGGGAACACGTAATGGGACGATTTCCTTTAACACAAACGATGCTGACGAAGCCGTTTATAACTTCAGTCTTTCGGGAACGGGTACAGCGCCAACGATTGCAGTGACCGGAGGCGGTCCTACCCCAGCATCTATACCGAATAATGACAACTCCCCTACTGTTGCCAAAGGCTCTGATTTCGGCACCCAGGTAACTGCAGGATATGTTACGAAAACATTTACAATCACTAACAGTGGTTCAGGAGCGCTGACCATTACGGGGGTTACGCTTACAGGATCGCATGCATCGGATTTTTCTATCATTACCGCTCCGGCAACCACAGTGGCCCCAGGCGGAACGACAACATTTTCTGTGCGATTCGATCCGTCATCCGGTGGGATACGAAAAGCGACGGTAAATATAGCAAATGATGCCGGCTTATTTAAATTTGATATCACCGGAACCAACAATACATCAACCGCAGCGGATATTAGAGTAGAAAGCTCAGCAGGTACTGACATCCCAATGTATGCCGCTGCAAGCAGTACTTACAATACAGATTTCGGCTCAGTCAATACACTCGACACACCGGTTACGAAAACGTTCACGATCAGGAATGAATCTGCCACCTTATTGCCGTTACCACAATCACTTACAGGAATAAGTGTAGCGGTATCAGGAACCGGATTTACCGTTTCGGCATCAACAATCGTGGCAGGAACAATATTACCAAGCGGATCAGCGACCTTTACGATACAATTTAATCCTAACGTTACAGGTGTAGTAAATGGAACGGTTACAGTAACAAACGCAGATTCGAATGAAGGGTCTTATATATTTTATGTAACCGGGACAGGGACCAATCCTGAAATTGCAATGACAGGAGGATATCCTGCTACAAATTTAGCCTACAATGACATCACCCCTACTACTGCTGAAGGTACTGATTTTGGAGCACAATTCAATAATGGTGGTTATATTACCAGGGACTTTACGGTTACAAATTCTGGGAACGGCCCATTGAAATTCAGTGCTGTAACCGTTGCGAACACCAGTGCTTCCCAAGCAGGAAATACCGATTATACGATATCGGGAATTACAGCCGGTACAATAGTCGCCGCAGGTGAATCTTTAAACTTCACCATTACTTATACTCCTGCCGCAACTTCTGCCGGAACAAGGACTGCTACCATTACCCTTACCAATAACGATACCGATGAATCCAATTTCCAGATCAGGGTAACGGGTACTATTGGTGCAAATACAAGAGAAATCAATGTAAAAGGTGGTTCACCTTTAACAGACATCAATATGTATGACGCTGCAACGACGGCACAGGGAACCGATTTTGGCGGTATGTATGTTACCAGCGGGAGCATTTCAAAAAGTTTTACGATATACAATACAGGAAATGCGGTGCTTTCGATAACATCGACTACAATTACTGGAACCAATGCAGCTGATTTTACGATTACGACAACACCATCTTCGAGTGTTGCGGCTACTACAGGAACCACCACTCTGACTATTAACTTTAATCCAAGCAGTGCAGGTACTAGGAGCGCGATAGTGACGATCAACAACAACGATCCTAATGAAGCTGCGTATGTATTCTTCATTCAAGGTACCGGAAATACTTACGCCGATTCTGATGGTGACAACGTGACTGATGATGCAGATGTTGATGATGATAACGACGGAATTCTGGATACTATTGAACAGGCTGCCTGCTCAACATTGTCAACTTCGCAAACTTCATCCAAAGTTTTCCTGAATGAGACTTTCGGTACAGGAACAACTGCGACGGACATTGACGATAACGATCCGAATGCATCCATTGGCCCGGACTATGAGTACAATTTCAATTTGTATGACGGGCAATATGTCGTGCACAATACAGCCCAGATTACGTCTTGGGCGGATGGCCTTTGGTATAAAGGTCCCGATCATACTTCGGGTGACACAAACGGTAAAATGGCTTTGATCAATGCTGAGTATACGGCGGGACAGATGTATTCCAACATCATATCAGGAGTAACCCCTAACGTAGAAGTAACATTCAGTTTTTATGCCATAAATTTGGACCGAACTGATGCTGCCGATATTGATAACCGTATCAGACCAAATATCAGGATTGAAATAAGGAAGATTGCTGACAATTCACTTATTACTTCGCTTTCCACAGGAAATATTGCGCCAAGTCCGTCCGGCATCGCAACGGAGTCTGACTGGATCAACTACTCCCTTACATTTACTACTTCGGAAACGGATTTCCGCGTAACTTTTATTAACAATGCCCTTGGGGGATTAGGAAACGATATTGCTTTTGATGACATTACGGTATCACAGCGTTATTGCGATATGGACCATGACGATGAAGCTGATACATTTGATTTGGACGATGATAACGATGGAATTCCTGATGCAGTGGAAGCGGGCTTTAAAGCGTATACAAATAACAAGAGTAAAATCGATAATACCGACAATACAAAGTGGGTTGATGCCAACAAAAATGGATTGAATGACAACATTGATCCGGATTTTATCAGCAATTATTATACTGCGTATATTCCAGATACAGATGGTGACGGAATCTACGATTTCATGGACTATGACAGCGACAATGACACGAAATTTGACATTGATGAAGCACAGGCCGATACTTTTTATTTAAGCAACACTGGTGGCTCTTATAATGGTGATGGAGATATCGATGGTGACGGTAAGGGTGATAATGCGGATACTGACCTTGACGGAATCCTGGATTTGAACGACGACTCTACAGCCTACGGAACTACCGCAAAGGCATTTCCTACTGATACAGATGGAGATGGCACCCCGGACTATCTCGATCTAACCTCTAACGGTTCAACAAAAGATATAGCCGGTACACTTTATGCAAGCCTGGATGCTAATAATGATGGAAAGGTAGACGGAACCGCTGATGTTGATAAGGATGGTATTATGGATCTTTTTGACAGCTATAATGTTCCTTCAAGCGGAAGCGTTATATCTGTTGGATCTCCAAGAAATATCATCAATAAGAACCTTCTTATCGATTTTGATGGCCGCAACGATTATGCAGAAGGCGCTAATCTTTTAACAGGACTTTCGAAAGCCACCATTATGGGATGGGTAAAATTAGATACTAATTATCCTTCAACTTCCACAATCGTTTTAGGACAGGACAATTTCTATATCACCATTAGTGGCAGCGCTACAAAAAGGGTGACCGCCATAGCAGGTTCATACAGCGCAACATGGACCACTTCACTCGATGTAAGCAGGTGGTACCATGTAGCAGCAGTGTATGACAGCAGTACAGGATTAAAATTATTTGTAAACGGAAGCCTGAAGAATACTGTTTCCGTGTCCGGAAGCCTTGGCGCAACAAGCACCAAGTTCACTATCGCTAAAAAATCAAGTGCGAGTTCTAACTATTTCAGGGGTTATATAGATGAAGTCCGTGTGTTTAACACCTCTTTGACCGATGACCAGTTACAAAAAATGGTTTACCAGAAAATCGACCAAAATGGAACCGCTATCCGTGGAGCAGTCATTCCTAAAGACATTGAATCTTCAACATGGGCAAATCTTAAAGCCTATTACAGGATGGACGACTATAAAGGCAATGTGACAGACGATTACACTCTTGCTGGGACAGACAACGGTACTAGTTCCGCTTACTGTAAAATCTACAACGTAAAATATATTAAGACTGAGAATACGCCTTTGCCTTTTAAAACCAAACAGGCTGGTATATTGGACAGTACTGCACTTACCGATACTTCAAATTTTATTTATGGTCCGGATGTTACAGCAAACGATTATTCTGTAATTCAGGTACAGCACGATGTTACCTTGGGCAATAATTTAACCGGTGTTGGCCTTATAGTAGATTCAGGCAAAAAAATCACTGTAAATAATAATAATAAGATAGAAAATTCCTGGTATCTTGATCTTCAAGGCACCATCGATTTGGTAGACAAGTCACAATTGGTCCAAAGCACAAACAGTACACTGGCAACCACTACTACCGGTAAGATTGAACGCGACCAGCAGGGAACAAAAATCAGGTTTAATTATAATTATTGGTGTTCCCCTGTAAGTACGATCTCAAGCAGCACCGTAAATAATGGTTATACCGTCGACGGTGTAATGAAAGATGGCTCTTCGGGTTCTCCGGTTAACATCGCATGGATTGATGACCAGGATGCTCCAGGGACTAGTGCCCCGATCACTTTAAGCCGTTCATGGATCTACAAATACCAGAACCTTACAAATGCATACGCAAGCTGGTCATTCGTGGGCGAATCAGGAAGCCTGTCTGCAGGTCAGGGATACACTCTTAAAGGGTCAAGTACAAGTTCTACTACGCAGAATTATGTTTTTGTAGGCAAGCCTAACAACGGTACGATTACATCACCTATTTCAGCTAGCAATTTAAATTTATCTGGAAATCCTTATCCATCAGCACTCAGTGCAATGGAATTTATTAAAGACAACCTGCCTGCTTCCAGCCCTTCAGCTAATCCAGGGACCAGTGGCGCTTTGACAGGAGCACTTTATTTCTGGGAACATTCCTCAACCAATAATTCCCATGTATATGCGAGCTACATTGGCGGTTACGGAGTATATAGTTTAGTTGGAGGTGTAGCGCCTGCCAGCGCCGCATCTGGAACAAGTGGCCAGGTGGGTACAAGCAATGTCGCACCAGGCGATTATATTCCTGTCGGACAAGGTTTCTTTGTACAAGGAAGCACTACGGGTGGTAATATTACTTTTAAAAACAGCCAAAGGGCTTTCGTAAAAGAAAATGCCAGCAACAGTACGGCGTTGATGCGCAATGCAAATGCAACACAATCTGTTCAGGAGGCTAATGACAATACTCCTTTAGCATCGGATTTAGAAAATTTCACTAAAATAAGGATTGGTTTCAACAACAATGTAAACAGTCACCGCCAGGTATTGATAGGATTTATGAATCAGAATGCTACAGATGCTTTTGATTTAGGTTATGATGCCTTAAATTTCGATACCAATCCAAGTGACATGTACTTCAAAACACCGGACAGCAACCTGCTGGTACAGGGTGTTGGAAGTTTTTCAGAATCAAGCATATATCCACTGGGCGTGACTGCAGATACAGCCAGTCCTGTTTCATTCACTTTGGACGGCGTTGAAAACCTTGATGAAAATCAGGAAATTTATATCTATGATGCCCTTGACCAATCATACCATAATATCAGGGAAGGGATTTTCGAAACTACACTGGATGAAGGAACTTTCGAGCAACGTTTTTCATTGAGGTTCTTCAATCCTCTTGGAGTCACAAATCCTGTAGCTGAAGATCAGATCAGCGTGTTTTTCACAAGTAAAGATCAAATGCTGACTATAAAAAATACCTTGACTTCAACAACAGTTGAATCAGCAATGCTGTTTAATGTACTTGGCCAGCAGATTGCTATATGGGATGTTAAAAATGAAAATCAGGAAAATATCCAGATTCCCGTGAAGAATATCAGCTCCGGAACTTATATTGTAAAAGTCAAAACAACTACTGGTTCTGTTTCGAAAAAGATTATCATCAGATAA